The Mesorhizobium loti genome includes a region encoding these proteins:
- a CDS encoding LysR family transcriptional regulator → MALPSLNGMRAFEAAARLGSVKDAAEELHLTPSAVSRHIRALERNLGQDLFERGFRQITPTIRGSYYARSLSEAFEAIWRATDDVSLADGPTHSRTQRVRVLCVPAVLNLWLADRLPNFRKLHPAVELEISTSGKRANFDLAIVDEFVYKAGPALTLMIPLVLTPVCAPSLLEGPVPLRSPADLVNHHLIHECESTRWKRWLEQEGVLDTTPKSSTTLDDCTLIMREAINGAGIALADTMMAQDFLQQGKLVAPFQARHTYPAGIYLHQRRSIGNKPGTGLFQDWLLSEVEDHKRVMAIT, encoded by the coding sequence ATGGCCCTACCCTCACTCAATGGCATGCGCGCTTTCGAGGCCGCCGCTCGCCTCGGCAGCGTCAAGGACGCAGCGGAAGAATTGCATCTGACGCCCTCGGCTGTCAGCCGCCACATCCGTGCGCTTGAAAGGAATCTCGGCCAGGACCTGTTCGAACGCGGCTTTCGCCAGATAACGCCGACCATCCGCGGCTCCTACTATGCGCGCAGCCTCTCCGAAGCGTTCGAGGCCATCTGGCGCGCCACCGACGATGTCAGCCTCGCCGATGGTCCGACCCACAGCAGGACCCAGCGTGTCCGGGTCCTGTGCGTCCCGGCCGTCCTGAACCTTTGGCTGGCGGACCGGCTGCCGAACTTTCGCAAGCTGCATCCGGCGGTGGAGTTGGAGATCTCGACCTCAGGCAAGCGCGCCAACTTCGATTTGGCGATTGTCGACGAGTTCGTCTACAAGGCCGGCCCGGCGTTGACGCTGATGATCCCGCTGGTTCTGACGCCGGTCTGCGCACCCTCACTGCTCGAAGGGCCGGTGCCACTGCGATCGCCGGCCGATCTGGTCAATCATCATCTGATCCATGAGTGCGAGAGCACGAGATGGAAGCGTTGGCTGGAGCAGGAAGGCGTTTTGGACACGACGCCGAAATCCAGTACGACGCTGGATGACTGCACGCTGATCATGCGCGAGGCGATCAATGGCGCGGGGATAGCGCTTGCCGACACGATGATGGCACAGGATTTTCTGCAGCAAGGCAAACTTGTCGCGCCGTTTCAGGCCCGTCATACTTATCCGGCCGGCATCTACCTGCACCAGCGCCGCAGCATCGGCAACAAGCCGGGCACCGGCCTGTTCCAGGACTGGCTGTTGTCGGAAGTCGAGGACCATAAGCGGGTGATGGCCATCACTTAG
- a CDS encoding NCS1 family nucleobase:cation symporter-1: MTIEGASPDLYNEDLAPAKVRNWGPFSIFNVWTSDVHSLWGYYLAASLFLFCGGFVNFIIAIGIGSLIIYALMNMVGYAGVKTGVPYPVLARASFGIWGANIPALVRAIVACFWYGAQTAAASGAIVALLIRSQWFADFNANTHFLGHSGLEVICFVVIWALQLLIIQKGMETVRRFQDWAGPAVWVMMLLLAIYLCVKSGSFAFTSDIPMDVLRAKTADAGIPGDPGSWTALFGAAAIWVTYFSALYLNFCDFARYAPDKAALRKGNIWGLPVNLILFSLVAGVTTIAAYDVYHEVLLHPDQISAKFDSWFLAALAALTFAVATLGINVVANFVSPAFDFSNVFPRQIDFKKGGYIAAVIALLLYPFAPWDGSAAHFVGIIGATMGPIFGVMMVDYYLIRKGEVDVEALYREDGEFRFQGGWHVNAFIAAGIGTTFSSILPNFTNWLPSWWGVYGWFFGVAIAGIIYYVLRTAALGAGAKTAKA; this comes from the coding sequence GTGACCATAGAAGGCGCATCGCCTGACCTTTACAACGAGGATCTCGCTCCGGCCAAGGTTCGAAACTGGGGGCCGTTTTCGATCTTCAACGTCTGGACGTCGGACGTTCACAGCCTGTGGGGCTACTATCTCGCCGCCAGCCTGTTCCTGTTTTGCGGCGGCTTCGTCAACTTCATCATCGCCATCGGCATCGGCTCGCTGATCATCTATGCGCTGATGAACATGGTCGGCTATGCCGGCGTGAAGACCGGCGTGCCCTACCCTGTGCTGGCCCGCGCTTCCTTTGGCATATGGGGCGCCAACATACCGGCACTGGTGCGTGCCATCGTCGCCTGCTTCTGGTATGGCGCACAGACGGCCGCCGCCTCAGGCGCCATCGTGGCGCTGCTGATCCGCTCGCAATGGTTCGCCGATTTCAACGCCAACACGCACTTCCTCGGCCATTCCGGGCTGGAAGTAATCTGCTTCGTCGTCATCTGGGCGCTGCAGCTGCTGATCATCCAGAAGGGCATGGAAACGGTGCGCCGCTTCCAGGACTGGGCCGGCCCGGCGGTGTGGGTAATGATGCTGCTCCTGGCCATCTATCTCTGCGTCAAATCGGGGAGCTTCGCCTTTACCAGCGACATTCCGATGGATGTGCTGCGCGCAAAGACCGCCGATGCCGGCATTCCGGGCGATCCCGGGTCGTGGACGGCGCTGTTTGGAGCCGCGGCGATCTGGGTGACCTATTTCTCGGCGCTCTATCTCAATTTTTGCGACTTCGCCCGCTACGCGCCCGATAAGGCAGCGCTGCGCAAGGGCAACATCTGGGGCCTGCCGGTCAACCTCATCCTGTTCTCGTTGGTTGCCGGCGTCACCACCATTGCCGCTTACGATGTCTACCACGAGGTGCTGCTGCATCCCGACCAGATCTCGGCCAAGTTCGACAGCTGGTTCCTGGCGGCACTCGCCGCGCTGACTTTCGCTGTGGCGACGCTCGGCATCAACGTCGTCGCCAACTTCGTCTCGCCGGCCTTTGACTTCTCCAACGTCTTCCCGCGTCAGATCGACTTCAAGAAGGGCGGCTACATCGCGGCCGTGATCGCGCTGTTGCTTTATCCCTTCGCGCCGTGGGACGGCAGTGCGGCGCATTTCGTCGGCATCATCGGCGCGACGATGGGACCGATCTTCGGCGTCATGATGGTCGACTACTATCTGATCCGCAAAGGCGAGGTCGACGTCGAGGCACTGTACCGCGAGGACGGCGAGTTCCGCTTCCAGGGCGGCTGGCACGTCAATGCCTTCATCGCCGCCGGCATCGGCACGACCTTCTCGTCGATCCTGCCCAACTTCACCAATTGGCTGCCGTCGTGGTGGGGCGTCTATGGCTGGTTCTTCGGCGTGGCGATCGCCGGCATCATCTATTACGTGCTGCGCACCGCCGCCCTCGGCGCTGGAGCGAAAACGGCAAAGGCTTGA